From the Trifolium pratense cultivar HEN17-A07 linkage group LG4, ARS_RC_1.1, whole genome shotgun sequence genome, the window AGGATACTATTATGCAGCTCGAAAGCACCTCATGCAACTTAAAATTGTGCAGAGATGCTGATACAAACtaaactactactactactactactaactAAGAATTTAGCTTTAAGCATCAACACACTAAAGAAACGGAATGGAAATGTTCAATTCCGATTTTGTTAGATAAAACACAAATCATCTAGAATTGTAATTCAGATTGTATGAATTTCATCACCACAACCCACAGACCAGTCAATAAATACATTCCTGAGAAAATACACCTCACAGCAAAACAATCACAGGTTCAAGCAAGCACAAGAAAGCAGAATAAAATTCACAAAATTAAGCTCGGTAAGAGAATTTCATCAATGCAACAACTATCACATAATGTTGATACACAACTACTTACAATCATGTTGTTTAGATGGTAGATAACTTTGGAACATCAATGGGAAACTGGTCAATCTCATCGATCCAAGGACTTTTCTCCTTAGCAGGGTTGATCGTTCTGAGAGCCTTCGACACTGCGCTGTTACACTTGAATCCAGTACCAAATGCTATTTGCCACGTTCTATCTCCTTTTTGATCCTCCCTTTAGCTTCTGTGTAAGCAAGTTCATACCAAAGTGAACTGCTAGACGTGTTTCCAAAACGATAGTGTCATCCTTAATGGTTCCATATGCCAAGGAGATAGCTGCAAATTTTTCTCCAGTTCATCCAAAACAGCTCTGCCTCCGGCATGGATGCAAAATTGTTCAAAAGCTAGCTTAAAAAGTTTCTTCCCAACCAATGTGCTAGACGTAGCTTCTTTGACTCTATGTTTAGCTTTAGCATACAAATCTTCAGCTATGCGCTCTTCTGTGATGATCCAGTCTCTTCAtacttattttcaatttcaacaagTAACTTATTAACTATTTTCAAAACATCTTTGACGATGACTTTAATGAGGTTATATTCGGTCCTACCATATAAAGGAAACGGGAAAAGAAGGGTTAACATTCTTGTTATGCAGATAATATAATCATACGAAATTTATTGTAAACATAGTAGAGCAAGaaataataagaaaatgttTCATAAAATGATAATCCAAAGATATAGAGAAGATAatgaatgttttaattttctaaGATATGAAGTAGTTTATATTACAGGTAATTTTCGGAGTGCCAACCAGCTAACTCGGCAGCTTCTTTGAGAGCATCTTGCCATTTGTGCAAGTTGACTTTATTGTACTTCAAACAGTGTTCATGTTTTACAAAACCTAGCCCGAAACTCCCAATCTGTAATCTCACACGCGATGGATTTACTTTGTAGAAAATAGGCATCACAATTTGTCCTTGATCTTTTTTGCATTCTAGAATCTTGACAAGTTCATTCAAGCACCATTTTGAAGAAGCATAGTCTTCTGAAAAGATGACTATAGATACATATGACTCCTCAATGGCTTTGATCAGTCCTGACGAGATCTCATTGCCTTTTTCAAGTTCATCGATGTCTAGATAGGTTATAACTTCCTTGCTCAGAGCAGCTTGCAGATGGCTTGTGAAGTTTTTACGAGTATCCTCACCATGAAAGTTTATAAAAACGTCATACTTTTTCAAAGAATCATCTATGGTTTGTTGGATAGTCATCATAAAATTCCAAGTGTTGCATTGCACTAATCACAATGTTACACTAAAAAAACTGGGGATGAAAAATAAGTTGTAGATGATGAATACTACTCTAATACCATTTAATTTTCATCATCTGATAGTGATAACtgataagagtttttttttcctgacaAATGATGATAAGAGATAAgattaaaaataggaaaaataaaatgaacataCCAGAGTCCACAGATAGTCCCAATCAATTCTAAGATAAGCATGCCATGGTACctgattaaaaaataattgtctcAGTCACTCTTCTTTTTCTGTAAACTAAGATACGCGTAGTAATCAATCTACAATAAATTGGTCCAAGTGATAAGAGATTTAGACCCTTTAAATAATTGATCATGTAGATTCAACCTTTGATGACATGTACAACTATCCTTGATACTATAAAGCATACAGCTAATCTTAATCCTACAACTGAAGTTGTCTATAGTGAAAATCTTGATGCTAATTTTAtcaattcaaacaaattttcctATGCAGTAGTCATTGTGGGAGAACTCCTCATGCAGAGACATTAATGTTAGCGGctaacactcggtgggatttagtcccacatcggatataTAGGAAACCCAACAGACAAACCCAACAGACTCGCACAGTGCAGCATAGCGTGATATGGGAAAAGCCTCACGATGGGTGGCTCAAATTAAATGTGGATGCGCAACTCTTTGAGCACCAAGGTACCACTATCACTGCTTGCTGTGTTAGGAATAGTAATGGTGAATTTCAAGGCGCACAGACAAGAAAATATACTTCGAACATGTCAATACTTGAAGGCGAAGGCATGGCCTTGTTTAGATGCTGTGAAGTTAGCTACCCAAAAAGGACTCTCAAATCTTAGTTAATGCCATCAATTCAAGAAATGGAGGAGTCTCAGAATTTGGTTCCATTATTGTTAGATAAATCACAAATCATCTAGAATTGTATTTCAGATTGTATGAATTTCATCACCACAATCCACAGACCATTCAATAAATACATTCCTGAGAAAATACACCTCACAGTAAAACAATCACAGGTTCAAGCAAGCACAAGCCCATGACAAAGTTGAATTCAACAAAAACTGCCCATAAACTAGCTAGACCTACCACTTGTACACCAGAAAGCAGAATAAAATTCACAAAATTAAGCTCGGTAAGAGAATTTCATCAATCCAACAACTATCACCTAATGTTGATACACAACTACGTACAATCATGTTGTTTAGATGGTAGATAACTTTGGAACATCAATGGGAAACTGGTCAATCTCATCGATCCATGGACTTTTCTCCTTAGCAGGGTTGATGGTGTCGAGAGCCTTCCACACTGCACTGTTACACTTTGGCTTCTGTGTAAGCAAGTTCATACCAAAGTGAACTGCTAGACGTGTTTCCAAAAGATAAAGTGTCATCCTTGATGTGGTGACATATTGAAAATAACAATAGCTGAACCATGTCCAAGCACCATCATGTATGTGGCTCAATTCAATGTGTGATTCAGCCAAATCTAGCGAAAATTGATGCACTTGTAGCTGTATGGCTTCCTGGCACCGAAGGTCAAGGTGTTGCCGACATTCTCTACAGTGACTTTGGATTCACCAGCAAGCTGGCAAGGACATGGTTCTCGACAGTGACCAGCTCCCAATGAATGTTGGTGATAAACATCATGATCCTCTATTTCCATTTGGATTTAGTTTGACTACAAACCTTACCAAATATTGAAACCTCATATAACATGTTCAAGAATACAACACATTTTCTAATATTGCAATTATGAGATTCAACACTAGATTAGAAATGTGCTGTATGGTACCTTGATAATTTTAGTAGTATAAACATGTCATTTTCAATGAACAGAAAAGAATTTCATTTTGAAAGGATGATGTGGTTCTTTGCAGAACTTCTTTTGTTGTGAGCTTAAGAGCCTGgcttataatatatatgatatccTTTATACTTGTAATGTCTAACACTAATTGGGTTGATAGTTGATTAAAGAGAAATATATGGCCAAATGTCACAACTTGCAACACAATCATTATTGATAAATACCAACAAAAGTAAGacacaaaagaaattaataatattaattaggaAGGTTTCTACAATGGCAAAGCCTATAACAGTATTACTTATTGATGTAGTTTCACATTGAAAAGATGAATTATTACAAGCATACAGAAAGTGGGTGAAGTTTCGTACCGATTGAACATCACAATTCAATTGACATGCTACTATCATTAAGCAACCTAATTGTattagaagaaaataaataattattgaaAGTGGTGCACGATCAATAAAGACAAGGAGGGTGAATACTCATAGAATAAGTCAACAAACTCATGTTTATCACAATTTAATGACATGGtgattaattaaagaaaactacTCGTATCATGTATGTATTGGGCAATGGATCAAATGATAAATTAGTTAGGCCCAATAAGTCCAAAAGTAACAAAGCCCAATCAAAATAATCCTGGAAGACTCAACAGGCGAGATGGGATGAAGTGACGTGGCGCCAATAGGTTTTGGACATTGTGTCGCGCccaaaatatcttcttcttcccAAACTATCATCTGGTTAGCTTCacgtggaagaaatagtcacccCCATCTCATCTAAGTGCGCTTGggttaattagtatcaaactgAATATGTCAAAAGAATTTCTTCATctaccaaaaataatttttttttttttcttataaattaaatatagtgCGAGGAATGATGCTCCGTCCATTATAAGGAAGAAAACCTTAAAACTTTAGAGCATTTATAAAGTAATACAGTAATGAATTCAACCAACAAATTAATTTCCCAATAAACTAATAGAAAtaactcaaaataaaatatgacataATTAATAGTACTAATTAGAACTAATCCAAATTACAAATATTAACAACCTTATAAGAACAAATAAATGTTTTGTGGAGAAACTAATAAGTTTAATTGTGTGGAAAATGGGAAAACTTACCCATTTTTTCCAGCTCATTTTTTCCTTCTTAGTTTCAGTGAGTAGTATGCATAATGCAGTGTGGAAAAGTTAGCCCAAAAATTTCATGAAGCTGGAGATTTTGGTACTGATCTAGTAGGAGACGAAAGAACAGGTTTTGGTGGTATTTCCAATGAATTCATGTTGCATTCTAACATTTCAATCACTCTACTCATTGTAGGCCTATCATTTGGAAATGTTTGAATGCACCATAAACCTACAACGGTCATTCTCTTTGCGATCTCATCTTCTTCTGAGGCAATG encodes:
- the LOC123924580 gene encoding putative disease resistance protein At4g11170: MMTIQQTIDDSLKKYDVFINFHGEDTRKNFTSHLQAALSKEVITYLDIDELEKGNEISSGLIKAIEESYVSIVIFSEDYASSKWCLNELVKILECKKDQGQIVMPIFYKVNPSRVRLQIGSFGLGFVKHEHCLKYNKVNLHKWQDALKEAAELAGWHSENYLTEYNLIKVIVKDVLKIVNKLLVEIENKYEETGSSQKSA